One genomic window of Halorhabdus sp. CBA1104 includes the following:
- a CDS encoding aminodeoxychorismate/anthranilate synthase component II: MTVLVVDNYDSFAYNLVQYVGEVVTTDAWLPAVDGEVLVRRNDAVDLADIREIDPDAIVVSPGPGTPQAAGVSMPIFESLAKPTLGVCLGHQALCAVHGAPVGHAPSVVHGKSSTVSHDGEGVFTDLPQGFDVGRYHSLAVDHDDLPGCLVETAHTDDERSVVMGVRHRSKPHVGVQFHPESILTDHGKAMIAAFLKRYVH, translated from the coding sequence GTGACGGTCCTCGTCGTCGACAACTACGATTCGTTCGCGTACAACCTCGTCCAGTACGTCGGCGAGGTGGTGACGACCGACGCGTGGCTGCCAGCCGTCGATGGCGAGGTTCTCGTCAGGCGCAACGACGCCGTTGACCTCGCGGACATCCGCGAGATCGACCCCGACGCGATCGTCGTTTCGCCCGGCCCAGGCACGCCCCAGGCGGCGGGCGTCTCGATGCCGATCTTCGAGTCGCTGGCGAAGCCGACGCTGGGGGTGTGTCTGGGTCACCAGGCGCTGTGTGCTGTCCACGGTGCCCCGGTTGGCCACGCGCCGTCAGTCGTCCACGGCAAGTCCTCGACCGTCTCTCACGATGGCGAGGGCGTCTTCACCGACTTGCCCCAGGGTTTCGACGTGGGGCGGTATCACTCGCTTGCGGTCGACCACGATGACTTGCCAGGCTGTCTCGTCGAGACCGCCCACACCGACGACGAACGATCAGTTGTCATGGGTGTCCGGCATCGATCGAAGCCACATGTCGGTGTCCAGTTCCATCCGGAGAGTATATTGACCGACCACGGCAAAGCGATGATCGCCGCGTTCCTGAAGCGATACGTCCACTGA
- the pabB gene encoding aminodeoxychorismate synthase, component I — protein MTEPRLVTDRATFRDLASDATPTARVPIEVRTTVDDPFTAYRRARDGPGGCVLETSGGAEGWSYFGVDPVEWLTVGPDGQAIETLVERLADESLVRGDCAVPYPCGAIGWLSYDLAREIEDLPTDAERDRNLPRVQVGIYDALVAWREPADSPVTLHVTVCPRVGDDPDAAFEGGRETALTLARRAHDGDPTIEQPAVEGPVHFESDCGREAFSDRVDRVKQYVRDGDTFQANVSHRLRAPAAVHPVTTFAALRAVNPAPYSGLLEFPDADLVSASPELLLDRDGDRLVTEPIAGTRPRGETPDRDQGLEADLRTDEKERAEHAMLVDLERNDLGKVSQFGSVDVTEYRRIDRYSEVMHLVSLVEGRLRAGQDLADAIRAVFPGGTITGAPKPRTMAIIDEVEATWRGPYTGSIGIFGFDDRATLNIIIRTLVRHQGEYHLRVGAGIVADSVPDREYDETLDKARGLVKAVGDALDREVGVTGDRETTTGRGADT, from the coding sequence ATGACCGAGCCGCGGCTGGTAACTGACCGGGCGACGTTCCGAGACCTCGCGTCCGATGCTACCCCAACGGCACGCGTCCCGATCGAGGTGCGGACGACGGTCGATGACCCGTTTACAGCCTACCGTCGGGCCCGTGACGGGCCGGGCGGCTGCGTTCTCGAAACCAGCGGCGGCGCCGAGGGCTGGAGTTACTTCGGCGTCGATCCCGTCGAGTGGCTGACTGTCGGGCCGGACGGCCAGGCGATCGAGACACTGGTCGAGCGACTGGCCGACGAGTCCCTCGTCCGGGGCGACTGTGCAGTCCCGTATCCCTGCGGGGCAATCGGGTGGCTCTCCTACGATCTCGCCCGTGAAATCGAGGACCTTCCCACGGACGCCGAACGCGACCGCAACCTGCCGCGTGTGCAGGTCGGCATCTACGACGCGCTGGTCGCCTGGCGCGAACCGGCCGACTCGCCGGTGACTCTCCACGTGACGGTCTGTCCACGCGTCGGTGACGATCCAGACGCTGCCTTCGAGGGCGGCCGAGAGACGGCACTCACGTTGGCCCGACGCGCACACGACGGCGATCCGACGATCGAGCAACCGGCCGTCGAGGGTCCGGTCCACTTCGAGAGTGACTGCGGTCGCGAGGCGTTTAGCGATCGCGTCGATCGCGTCAAACAGTACGTCCGTGACGGTGATACCTTCCAGGCGAACGTCTCCCATCGACTCCGGGCACCCGCCGCGGTCCACCCGGTGACGACGTTTGCGGCGCTCCGAGCAGTCAATCCGGCACCTTACTCGGGGCTGCTCGAGTTCCCGGACGCGGATCTCGTCAGCGCGAGTCCGGAACTCCTCTTGGATCGGGACGGTGACCGGTTGGTAACTGAACCGATCGCCGGTACCCGGCCTCGCGGCGAGACGCCGGACCGCGACCAGGGCCTGGAAGCCGACCTGCGTACAGACGAGAAAGAACGTGCCGAGCACGCGATGCTGGTCGATCTCGAACGCAACGACCTGGGCAAAGTCAGCCAGTTCGGAAGCGTCGACGTCACGGAGTATCGTCGCATCGACCGGTACTCGGAAGTCATGCATCTCGTCTCGCTGGTCGAGGGACGCCTCCGGGCCGGTCAGGATCTGGCCGACGCGATCCGGGCCGTCTTCCCTGGCGGGACGATCACCGGCGCACCCAAACCCCGGACGATGGCGATCATCGACGAGGTTGAGGCGACGTGGCGCGGTCCATACACAGGCAGTATAGGGATCTTCGGGTTCGACGACCGAGCGACGCTGAACATCATCATCCGGACGCTGGTCCGACACCAGGGGGAGTATCACTTGCGCGTCGGGGCCGGTATCGTCGCCGACTCCGTCCCCGATCGGGAGTACGACGAGACGCTCGATAAGGCCCGCGGGCTGGTCAAGGCAGTCGGAGACGCCCTGGACCGCGAGGTCGGCGTCACTGGCGACAGGGAGACGACCACAGGCCGGGGGGCCGACACGTGA
- a CDS encoding helix-hairpin-helix domain-containing protein produces the protein MGLIERIKAALGLDTSRRQGGRSTSSDESTAQDVGVTVERQPDTTTEDAVKGTDDEADETTSDASEETATAADDELTTTSAAESESTADEPESAAEASQTAPEPDGTATEDVQSIKGIGPAYAERLADADVETVGDLAAADAGTLSEQTGIAQSRVTTWIDRAGE, from the coding sequence ATGGGACTCATCGAACGGATCAAGGCTGCCCTGGGATTGGACACCTCTCGGCGTCAGGGTGGTCGGTCGACTTCGAGTGACGAATCGACGGCACAGGACGTCGGCGTCACGGTCGAACGTCAACCGGACACGACGACCGAGGACGCGGTGAAAGGGACCGACGACGAGGCCGACGAGACGACATCCGACGCCAGTGAGGAGACAGCGACGGCAGCCGACGACGAACTGACTACGACATCGGCTGCGGAATCAGAATCGACCGCAGACGAGCCCGAATCGGCCGCCGAAGCCAGCCAGACGGCGCCTGAACCCGATGGAACCGCGACCGAAGACGTCCAGTCGATCAAGGGTATTGGCCCGGCCTACGCCGAACGACTGGCCGATGCAGACGTCGAGACGGTCGGCGACCTGGCCGCGGCAGACGCCGGCACCCTCTCAGAGCAGACAGGCATCGCTCAATCACGCGTCACAACGTGGATCGACCGGGCCGGCGAATAG
- a CDS encoding shikimate dehydrogenase, producing the protein MDVYGLIGNPVEHSLSPPMHEAGYDELGLDARYVTFEPPVDEAPEAVAAAQTLGISGLNVTIPFKQAVLEAVQPDDLAARIGAVNTIDLTGQAPTGHNTDAIGAVRALQNHDVTLAGSAVVVGAGGAGRAVAFGLADEGLTVSIANRTVETAHDLAADVPGASGHSLDELGALLADADVLVNATSVGMDEDRSPVPADALHDGLAVLDAVYSPLETRLLRDAAAAGAKTVDGAWMLLYQGVEAFERWTGRDAPVEAMNETLRRAL; encoded by the coding sequence ATGGATGTCTACGGACTCATCGGCAATCCGGTCGAGCACTCACTGTCGCCGCCGATGCACGAGGCTGGCTACGACGAACTCGGCCTCGATGCCCGATACGTCACGTTCGAACCGCCCGTAGACGAGGCCCCTGAGGCCGTCGCGGCGGCCCAGACACTCGGCATCTCGGGACTGAACGTGACGATCCCGTTCAAGCAGGCCGTCCTCGAGGCCGTCCAGCCGGACGACCTGGCTGCCCGCATCGGGGCCGTCAACACGATCGACTTGACTGGCCAAGCCCCGACCGGGCACAACACCGACGCGATCGGGGCGGTGCGTGCGCTACAGAACCACGATGTCACGCTGGCGGGGTCGGCTGTCGTCGTCGGCGCGGGCGGTGCCGGCCGGGCGGTTGCCTTCGGCCTCGCAGACGAAGGCCTGACAGTTTCGATCGCCAACCGGACCGTCGAGACAGCCCACGACCTGGCGGCGGATGTCCCCGGGGCAAGTGGCCACAGCCTCGACGAGTTGGGTGCGCTCCTCGCCGACGCCGACGTGCTGGTCAACGCCACCAGCGTCGGGATGGACGAGGACCGATCGCCGGTTCCGGCCGACGCCCTCCACGACGGACTTGCCGTCTTGGATGCCGTCTACAGCCCGCTTGAAACACGATTGCTGCGCGATGCTGCCGCGGCAGGCGCGAAAACCGTCGACGGCGCGTGGATGCTCCTCTATCAAGGTGTCGAAGCGTTCGAGCGCTGGACCGGTCGGGACGCGCCAGTCGAGGCGATGAACGAAACACTCCGCCGTGCGTTGTAG
- a CDS encoding sodium:calcium antiporter: MSRLRHPLTAVAAAVALSLPWVVVEGSRLAAATAWIPIGTGLSLSTGLTVLVTGLAVVGASFLLAWGAETAEKDVPRAFALAVLAVLAVAPEYAVDALYAWQAGAGAGTAAGAEAGNLAIANMTGANRILIGLGWSGIAMFTVYRAYQVRDDNVEKRSGFLADIVTLDKALTTEITFLWLATLWAFLVPLGGGIDLIDTVVLVGLYVSYILVIIRSGIETEDEQIGVPGYLQSYRKPKRIATVLGLFIYSGIMILIAVEPFAHGLEKLGLQYGVPKFFMIQWIAPLASESPELIVVVYLVNKARSSAGFNALISSKLNQWTLLIGTLAIVYSIAAGHLGVLEFDYKQSLEIWITAAQSFFALAILVNFNISLREAVSLLVLFASQVFAEFMVLNVLSLAHPEAVSHQILLGYTAVYLIAGLGLFVHRRQAVTEMLAMTAEVVQTAFGRRSDFERLDEP; encoded by the coding sequence GTGTCTCGTTTACGCCATCCGCTGACTGCTGTCGCCGCGGCCGTCGCACTGTCGCTGCCGTGGGTGGTCGTCGAGGGGTCTCGCCTCGCAGCCGCGACCGCATGGATACCGATCGGGACTGGGCTCTCACTGTCGACCGGGTTGACGGTGCTGGTGACGGGGCTTGCCGTCGTCGGTGCGTCCTTCCTGCTCGCCTGGGGAGCCGAGACTGCCGAGAAAGACGTCCCGCGGGCGTTCGCGCTGGCCGTCCTTGCAGTGCTTGCCGTCGCCCCGGAATACGCCGTCGACGCGCTGTACGCCTGGCAGGCAGGGGCGGGCGCCGGAACGGCCGCGGGCGCCGAGGCCGGCAACCTCGCCATCGCGAACATGACCGGGGCCAACCGAATCTTGATCGGGTTGGGCTGGTCCGGGATCGCCATGTTCACCGTCTATCGGGCCTATCAGGTTCGAGACGACAACGTCGAGAAGCGATCGGGGTTCCTCGCGGACATCGTCACGCTCGATAAGGCCTTGACGACCGAGATTACGTTCCTCTGGCTGGCGACACTGTGGGCCTTTTTGGTCCCGCTGGGCGGCGGCATCGACCTGATCGACACCGTTGTCCTCGTTGGCCTGTACGTGAGCTACATCCTCGTCATCATCCGGTCGGGCATCGAAACGGAGGACGAACAGATCGGCGTCCCTGGCTACCTGCAATCCTACCGCAAGCCCAAGCGGATCGCAACCGTACTCGGGCTGTTCATCTACTCGGGCATCATGATCCTGATCGCCGTCGAGCCCTTCGCCCACGGACTCGAGAAGCTCGGTCTCCAGTACGGCGTACCGAAGTTCTTCATGATCCAATGGATCGCCCCGCTTGCCAGTGAGTCCCCCGAGTTGATCGTCGTCGTCTATCTGGTCAACAAGGCCCGATCCTCGGCCGGGTTCAACGCCCTGATCTCCTCGAAGCTCAACCAGTGGACGCTACTGATCGGGACACTCGCGATCGTCTACTCCATCGCAGCCGGGCATCTCGGGGTCCTCGAATTCGACTACAAACAGAGCCTGGAGATCTGGATTACCGCTGCCCAGTCGTTCTTCGCGCTGGCGATCCTGGTCAACTTCAACATCAGCCTCCGGGAGGCAGTTTCGTTGCTCGTGTTGTTCGCCAGCCAAGTGTTCGCCGAGTTCATGGTGTTGAACGTCCTCTCGCTGGCCCATCCCGAAGCAGTCAGCCACCAGATCCTGCTCGGCTACACTGCAGTCTACCTCATCGCCGGGCTAGGGCTGTTCGTCCACCGCCGGCAGGCGGTCACGGAGATGCTCGCGATGACGGCCGAAGTGGTCCAGACGGCGTTTGGCCGACGGAGTGACTTCGAGCGCCTCGACGAGCCATGA